From the genome of Scytonema hofmannii PCC 7110, one region includes:
- a CDS encoding DUF2283 domain-containing protein, whose protein sequence is MSDFKQQLPQMNYFKEEDILHLLISEEPESASIEISPNVTAELNAAGELIGVEILNASNYIRDFILESVQGKLLNLVRSEVL, encoded by the coding sequence ATGTCTGACTTCAAGCAACAATTGCCACAAATGAACTACTTCAAAGAAGAGGATATTCTTCACCTGCTAATCTCCGAAGAGCCAGAATCAGCAAGTATTGAAATTAGTCCAAATGTTACTGCTGAACTAAATGCAGCCGGAGAGTTGATTGGCGTGGAAATTCTCAATGCCAGTAATTACATCCGAGATTTTATTTTGGAATCTGTTCAGGGTAAGCTGTTGAACTTGGTTCGCAGCGAAGTATTATAA
- a CDS encoding RNA-guided endonuclease InsQ/TnpB family protein produces the protein MTKIARLHKKIANIRKDTLHKLTTLLAKNHGVIVIEDLNVSGMMANGKLAASIQDMGFFEFRRQLTYKCELYGSKLVIADRWFPSSKTCSNCGTVKKELSLKERVFNCGCGASLNRDLNAAINLRNYSSIAAS, from the coding sequence ATGACTAAGATAGCTAGACTGCATAAAAAAATTGCCAATATCCGAAAAGATACATTGCACAAGTTGACCACACTATTAGCCAAGAACCACGGCGTAATCGTTATTGAAGACTTAAATGTATCTGGCATGATGGCTAATGGCAAGTTGGCAGCAAGTATCCAAGACATGGGATTTTTTGAATTTCGGAGACAGCTAACCTATAAGTGCGAACTGTATGGCTCAAAGCTTGTCATTGCTGATAGATGGTTCCCTAGTTCTAAGACTTGCTCCAATTGTGGAACAGTTAAAAAAGAACTGTCTCTCAAAGAAAGAGTTTTTAATTGTGGCTGTGGCGCAAGTTTAAACAGAGATTTGAACGCTGCCATCAACCTAAGAAACTATTCGTCCATCGCTGCTAGTTAG
- a CDS encoding IS1634 family transposase: MFPISDAKIKNIDHLGIVAGLIDEIGIVEIINSKLGIDTREKISAGILVKAILINGLGFVSRPLYLFSQFFEDKGIEILLGSEVKKDYMNDDKLGRVMDKLYKYGLNNLFIEIGLSVIKKFQINTKYSHLDATSFHLHGEYKSGENQEKEEVSRERPIIVTKGYSRDHRPDLKQCILDLITSSDGDIPLLMRAGDGNEADKAVFGKILVEFKKQIDFESIMVCDSALYSQENLQLIEHLKWISRVPMTIKKAQGLVKFVEIEEISPEERDKRAALNLEGYKWKEEIVNYGGIKQIWLIVESQNRKISDLEKLEKKLKKEKEKVEKQLKAFKKEDFETPEQARYRLKAINKKLKLFEIKDVQIFESQSKENQTIYKISGVIHEKIEEIEIQRKEAGRFILATNLVDENKLEPEEILRNYKNQQSCERGFRFLKDPLFFVDSFFVENPERIETMLFLMSLCLLVYNLGQRQLRNSLKRVKMGIKNQLGKLTFSPTLRWVFQCFQGIHILILNGVSQIVNLTEERHFILNNLPSSCQKYYLLS, translated from the coding sequence ATGTTCCCAATCTCAGATGCGAAAATTAAGAATATCGACCACTTAGGAATAGTAGCTGGGCTGATTGACGAAATAGGAATAGTTGAAATAATAAATTCTAAATTAGGAATAGACACCCGAGAGAAGATTTCAGCGGGAATATTGGTGAAAGCAATTTTAATCAATGGATTAGGATTTGTATCAAGACCTTTATATTTATTTAGCCAGTTTTTTGAAGATAAAGGAATCGAAATATTATTGGGTTCAGAGGTAAAAAAAGATTATATGAATGACGATAAACTGGGAAGAGTCATGGATAAATTATATAAATATGGATTGAATAATCTGTTTATAGAAATTGGATTATCAGTGATTAAAAAATTTCAGATAAATACAAAATATTCACATCTGGATGCGACATCATTTCATCTACATGGAGAATATAAAAGTGGAGAAAATCAGGAAAAAGAAGAAGTAAGCAGAGAAAGACCAATAATTGTAACCAAAGGATATTCTCGTGACCATAGACCAGATTTGAAACAATGTATTTTAGATTTAATTACGAGTAGTGATGGAGATATACCATTATTAATGAGAGCGGGAGATGGTAATGAAGCGGATAAAGCCGTATTTGGAAAAATTTTAGTAGAGTTTAAAAAGCAAATAGATTTTGAAAGTATTATGGTCTGCGATAGCGCATTATATAGTCAAGAAAATCTCCAATTAATTGAACATCTAAAATGGATAAGTAGAGTACCGATGACAATTAAAAAAGCACAGGGATTAGTGAAGTTTGTAGAAATAGAAGAGATAAGTCCAGAAGAAAGAGATAAAAGAGCAGCCCTAAACTTAGAAGGATATAAATGGAAAGAAGAAATAGTAAATTATGGTGGAATTAAACAAATATGGCTAATAGTAGAAAGTCAAAACAGAAAAATTAGTGATTTAGAAAAGCTAGAGAAAAAGCTAAAAAAAGAAAAAGAAAAAGTTGAAAAGCAGTTGAAAGCATTCAAAAAAGAAGATTTTGAAACACCGGAGCAAGCCAGATACAGACTAAAAGCCATTAATAAGAAATTGAAACTATTTGAAATTAAAGATGTTCAAATTTTTGAAAGTCAATCAAAAGAGAATCAGACTATTTATAAAATATCAGGAGTCATTCATGAAAAAATAGAAGAGATAGAAATCCAAAGAAAAGAAGCAGGAAGGTTTATTTTAGCAACTAATTTAGTAGACGAGAATAAGTTAGAGCCAGAAGAAATTCTGAGAAATTATAAAAATCAACAATCATGTGAACGAGGATTTAGATTTCTGAAAGACCCATTATTTTTTGTTGATAGTTTTTTTGTAGAAAATCCTGAAAGAATAGAGACGATGTTATTTTTAATGTCTCTGTGTTTATTAGTTTATAATCTCGGTCAAAGGCAACTAAGAAACAGCTTAAAAAGAGTCAAGATGGGAATCAAAAATCAATTAGGAAAATTAACTTTTAGTCCTACATTAAGGTGGGTATTTCAATGTTTTCAAGGAATTCATATTTTAATTTTAAACGGTGTTAGTCAAATAGTTAATTTAACAGAAGAGCGTCATTTTATTTTGAATAATCTGCCATCATCTTGTCAAAAATATTATTTGCTTTCTTAA
- a CDS encoding helix-turn-helix domain-containing protein → MLLGFKTELKLNNQQRTELLKHCGVARHAWNWGLGLTKQILDWNKANPTEKIKFPTAIDLHKWLVALVKPECPWYYKCSKSTPQEALRALRIAFS, encoded by the coding sequence ATGCTGTTAGGTTTTAAAACCGAATTGAAATTAAATAACCAACAGCGAACAGAGTTACTAAAACATTGTGGTGTGGCACGTCACGCATGGAACTGGGGATTAGGTTTAACCAAGCAAATTCTTGATTGGAACAAAGCAAATCCCACAGAAAAAATCAAGTTTCCGACTGCAATTGACTTACATAAATGGTTAGTTGCATTAGTAAAACCTGAATGCCCTTGGTATTACAAATGCTCTAAATCTACACCTCAAGAAGCTCTGAGAGCATTGAGAATTGCATTCAGCTAA
- a CDS encoding type II toxin-antitoxin system RelE family toxin, which translates to MLTDDKPVQVVLSELFLKEIKDLAKSYRSVRKDILPLINKLSNGEIIGVRLQGFDYEVYKVRVKNSDNKKGASGGYRVIYYVKTTDFIVLSNIYSKSDYENIDDSLIEKSIQQYLENLENNL; encoded by the coding sequence ATGCTGACTGATGATAAGCCTGTTCAAGTAGTACTGAGCGAATTATTCTTAAAAGAGATTAAAGATTTAGCTAAGTCCTATCGTTCTGTCAGGAAAGATATATTACCTTTAATTAATAAATTGAGTAATGGTGAAATCATAGGAGTTCGCTTACAAGGATTTGATTATGAAGTTTATAAAGTAAGAGTAAAAAATAGTGATAATAAGAAGGGTGCTAGTGGTGGATATAGAGTAATTTATTATGTTAAGACAACTGATTTTATTGTTTTGAGTAATATTTATTCAAAATCAGATTACGAAAATATAGATGATAGTTTAATAGAAAAGTCAATCCAACAATATTTAGAGAATTTAGAAAATAACTTGTAA
- a CDS encoding DoxX family protein, which translates to MYSASSYRRKEILRGVLAVSIIIVGITHFLKPDQYARIVPPVFPPLASVYISGVFEILGGIGLMIPSVSVAAAWGLIALFIGVFPANIYMTLHNIKVEGIPHSQLLYLVRLPFQAVLIAWAYWYTQNPQTQLGASQSQ; encoded by the coding sequence ATGTACTCTGCATCTTCTTATCGACGCAAAGAAATTCTCCGTGGTGTTCTAGCGGTGTCTATCATCATTGTTGGTATCACTCATTTTCTGAAGCCAGACCAATACGCCCGGATTGTACCGCCAGTATTTCCGCCCTTAGCATCCGTCTACATTAGCGGTGTCTTTGAGATTCTTGGCGGTATTGGCTTAATGATTCCGTCTGTGAGTGTAGCTGCAGCATGGGGACTAATTGCTCTGTTTATTGGCGTATTTCCTGCGAACATCTACATGACTTTGCATAACATTAAGGTGGAAGGAATTCCCCACAGTCAATTACTTTATTTAGTAAGATTACCATTTCAGGCAGTGCTGATTGCTTGGGCATACTGGTATACTCAAAACCCACAAACACAATTAGGAGCATCGCAAAGTCAATGA
- a CDS encoding IS607 family transposase, whose product MTNIPEMTISIGDAAKELGVSITTLRRWADSEKIRSERSPSGQRRFYLADIKRITPRDLKQLDERITINYARVSSHDQKEDLVRQAQVLEAFSSANGWQFETIQDLGSGLNYQKKGLQKLLKRIMQGDVARLVLTHKDRLLRFGAELVFAMCEEFETEVVIINKTNEEITFEQELVQDMIELITVFSARLYGSRSKKNKKLIDGMTQVVNGVK is encoded by the coding sequence ATGACCAACATTCCAGAAATGACAATCAGTATTGGAGATGCAGCTAAAGAACTAGGCGTCTCAATCACAACTTTAAGGAGGTGGGCTGACTCAGAAAAAATTCGTTCAGAGCGTTCACCGTCAGGACAGAGAAGGTTTTATCTAGCAGACATTAAGCGCATCACACCGCGTGACTTGAAGCAACTAGATGAACGCATAACCATTAACTATGCTCGTGTTTCAAGCCACGACCAAAAAGAAGATTTAGTGCGTCAAGCCCAAGTTTTAGAAGCTTTTAGCTCTGCTAATGGATGGCAGTTTGAAACTATTCAAGACTTAGGATCGGGATTGAATTATCAGAAAAAAGGACTTCAAAAACTACTCAAACGCATCATGCAAGGAGATGTAGCCAGATTAGTACTGACTCACAAAGATAGGTTATTAAGATTTGGTGCAGAGCTTGTATTTGCTATGTGCGAAGAGTTTGAAACCGAAGTGGTCATCATCAATAAGACCAATGAAGAAATTACTTTTGAGCAAGAGTTAGTACAAGACATGATTGAACTTATCACAGTATTTTCAGCCCGTCTGTACGGTTCTAGAAGTAAGAAAAACAAAAAATTAATTGATGGTATGACACAAGTAGTAAACGGAGTAAAGTAA
- a CDS encoding SMP-30/gluconolactonase/LRE family protein: MGYSTSWIGNTFSGNRKWVQINIEAMYVAPDGTVYTNSIWDEAAKEAGIYKNGDVAGFAADLHGWERLGGKAVTANSRYLYVGMSQGAGSGKPGEDYPPKGTIWYCIRRYNLSGQQAPFSGGRGWDKSMVIVNTSSPVTGLAATDNEVYVSDRTGNRIVVYDANSMNQLRSFSFSRPGNIAIDRQKNLWIVQQKENSSSAAILRYSPQGKQLSEKITNVAEPTAIALDNQGRLLVADNGPRQQILIYHITGSPSQVGTFGTERGVYSGTPGQIGDLKLYGISGVGTDAQGNIYVANDGFNNAGADLRKFSPNGALQWRLLGLCFLDTADADPGSDGRDVFTKEEHYVMNYDKPNGQQWTYADYTVNAIKYPQDPRLHTTATAVFFRRVQGRPLMYLTGMYNSWMQIYRFAQNSEGWTAIPSGMFVGTPADSNKPFFTKGNWPPNQPKTGEWIWRDVNGNGAFDPGEYDTNKDDVYIGGWWVDSRGDVWKNLRTANGIRHYPLQGFDGSGNPIYTYASMKKIATPNFFTDLRRVEYFPETDTMYLTGFTKENPAPYDDAKVVGSELVRFDNWSKGNRNPAWRTKLPADKRPEEKQTVYPAAISVAGDYVFVATVKTRQVYVYRTSNGSQADIMTPDPNVEPEAGWVDVPYGVRAYRRSNGEYIVFLEEDHHGKVLFFRWRP, from the coding sequence ATGGGATATTCTACATCTTGGATTGGCAACACTTTCAGTGGGAATCGTAAGTGGGTGCAAATTAATATAGAAGCAATGTATGTTGCTCCTGATGGTACTGTTTACACGAATAGTATCTGGGATGAAGCAGCAAAAGAGGCGGGTATATATAAAAATGGAGATGTTGCTGGTTTTGCCGCCGATTTACATGGTTGGGAGCGTTTGGGTGGCAAAGCGGTAACAGCTAATTCGCGTTACTTATACGTAGGAATGTCACAAGGTGCAGGTTCGGGTAAACCGGGTGAGGATTATCCACCAAAAGGAACGATTTGGTACTGCATCCGACGTTATAATTTATCCGGTCAGCAAGCACCTTTTTCCGGTGGGCGTGGTTGGGATAAGAGTATGGTTATTGTGAATACGAGTAGCCCCGTCACTGGATTAGCCGCTACTGATAATGAGGTGTATGTTAGCGATCGCACTGGTAACAGAATTGTTGTCTATGACGCTAACTCCATGAACCAACTCCGGAGTTTCTCTTTTTCACGTCCGGGAAACATAGCTATTGACCGACAGAAGAATCTTTGGATTGTCCAACAAAAAGAGAACTCTTCCTCTGCTGCTATTTTGCGGTATTCTCCCCAAGGAAAGCAGTTATCGGAAAAAATTACCAATGTTGCGGAACCAACTGCGATCGCACTCGACAATCAAGGTAGATTGTTAGTTGCTGATAACGGACCGCGCCAACAAATACTGATTTATCACATTACGGGTTCTCCCTCCCAAGTTGGAACATTTGGTACTGAACGAGGTGTTTATTCAGGAACCCCTGGTCAGATCGGGGATTTAAAACTTTACGGTATTAGTGGAGTAGGCACTGATGCACAAGGTAACATTTATGTTGCGAACGATGGTTTTAACAACGCAGGCGCTGACCTGAGGAAATTTTCTCCCAATGGTGCATTGCAATGGAGATTGTTAGGGCTGTGTTTTCTGGATACCGCAGATGCAGATCCCGGTTCTGACGGTCGCGATGTGTTCACAAAAGAAGAACACTATGTCATGAACTATGACAAACCTAACGGTCAGCAGTGGACTTACGCTGACTACACGGTCAATGCTATTAAATACCCACAAGATCCCAGACTCCACACCACAGCCACAGCAGTTTTCTTCCGAAGAGTTCAAGGTAGACCGTTGATGTACTTAACAGGTATGTACAACAGTTGGATGCAAATATATCGTTTTGCACAAAACTCTGAAGGTTGGACGGCAATACCAAGTGGAATGTTTGTAGGCACTCCAGCAGATTCTAACAAGCCTTTTTTCACCAAAGGGAATTGGCCTCCAAACCAGCCTAAGACAGGTGAGTGGATTTGGCGCGATGTTAACGGCAATGGTGCTTTCGACCCAGGCGAATACGATACTAACAAAGACGATGTTTACATTGGTGGTTGGTGGGTAGATAGCCGAGGTGATGTGTGGAAGAATTTACGCACTGCTAATGGTATTCGGCATTACCCTCTCCAGGGTTTTGATGGGAGTGGCAATCCTATCTACACTTATGCATCCATGAAGAAAATAGCCACACCAAACTTCTTCACCGACTTGCGTCGAGTAGAATATTTTCCAGAGACAGATACAATGTATTTGACAGGATTTACCAAAGAAAACCCTGCACCATACGATGATGCCAAAGTTGTTGGGTCTGAATTGGTACGTTTTGATAATTGGAGTAAAGGAAATAGAAATCCTGCGTGGAGAACTAAGTTACCTGCAGATAAACGTCCTGAAGAGAAACAAACTGTTTACCCTGCAGCAATCAGTGTTGCGGGCGATTATGTATTTGTCGCAACGGTAAAAACAAGGCAAGTTTACGTTTATAGAACATCAAATGGTTCGCAAGCAGATATCATGACACCCGATCCTAATGTGGAACCAGAAGCTGGTTGGGTAGATGTTCCTTATGGTGTTCGGGCTTATCGTCGTTCTAATGGAGAATATATCGTTTTTCTTGAAGAAGACCACCACGGTAAGGTTTTATTCTTCCGTTGGAGACCATAG
- a CDS encoding vitamin K epoxide reductase family protein yields MEPTQLSQELREGNNPHMTRRRWIIGLSTLGGSMGQIVSLYQTGIVKHLPDPPVPVFDADRVDASDYAYSRFNSPDGPIMVLNYAITGWLAAAGGLDRARKNPWLPIAMGVKILLDTVVSAELAREEWAENKAFCEYCQVATVASIASLVLAAPEVLAASRVLLSRRDSKKAEAQSNTQ; encoded by the coding sequence ATGGAACCAACACAACTGAGTCAAGAACTGCGTGAAGGGAACAATCCCCATATGACCCGCCGCCGATGGATTATCGGTTTATCTACACTTGGGGGTTCAATGGGACAAATTGTTTCGCTTTATCAAACAGGGATAGTTAAACATTTACCCGATCCGCCAGTTCCAGTGTTTGATGCAGACCGAGTGGACGCATCTGACTACGCCTACAGCCGATTCAATTCACCTGACGGTCCAATCATGGTGCTTAATTACGCCATTACGGGCTGGTTGGCTGCAGCTGGTGGTCTAGACCGCGCACGGAAAAATCCATGGCTACCAATTGCAATGGGTGTTAAGATCCTTTTAGATACAGTTGTCTCTGCCGAGTTAGCTCGTGAAGAGTGGGCGGAAAACAAAGCATTTTGTGAGTATTGTCAAGTGGCAACTGTTGCCTCAATCGCTTCCTTAGTACTTGCAGCACCAGAAGTACTTGCTGCTTCTCGTGTTCTACTAAGTCGCCGGGACAGCAAGAAAGCTGAAGCACAGAGCAATACACAATAA